A single region of the Solirubrobacterales bacterium genome encodes:
- a CDS encoding nitroreductase family deazaflavin-dependent oxidoreductase, with amino-acid sequence MQPIPRVDPVQHKNLALRTMEASVATPPGTWFFKHVVSHFEPAMIRASGGKFQFGSGPRVNLTVPGRKSGEPRTATLLYFTRGDEVILVASNFGGESFPAWYYNLRAARECELEWRGGSGTYVAREADEPERTALFELAKKLYGGYGKYAKKTAGIRTIPVMILTPGTLSE; translated from the coding sequence ATGCAGCCGATCCCGCGAGTCGATCCAGTCCAACACAAGAACCTCGCTCTGCGCACGATGGAGGCTTCCGTCGCAACTCCTCCTGGTACGTGGTTCTTCAAGCACGTGGTCAGTCACTTCGAGCCAGCGATGATCAGGGCGAGCGGCGGCAAGTTCCAGTTTGGCAGCGGGCCGCGCGTCAACCTCACAGTGCCGGGCCGCAAGTCCGGAGAGCCGCGCACCGCGACGCTGCTCTATTTCACCCGCGGCGATGAGGTCATCCTGGTCGCGTCCAACTTCGGCGGCGAGAGCTTTCCGGCTTGGTATTACAACCTGCGAGCCGCGCGTGAATGTGAGCTCGAGTGGCGCGGCGGCAGCGGTACATACGTGGCGCGCGAGGCCGACGAGCCAGAGCGCACGGCGCTGTTCGAGTTGGCGAAAAAGCTTTACGGCGGCTACGGCAAGTACGCCAAGAAGACGGCTGGTATCCGAACAATCCCGGTGATGATTCTTACGCCCGGGACCTTGAGCGAGTAA
- the folB gene encoding dihydroneopterin aldolase, which yields MSDDKPELPADDQRPDEEELPLDDNEDDDLHDDDEDEEGEGETTVSIDITGLSVYTHHGVTAAEQEVGQRLLIDVGFELDVCDATVTDSIDDTVDYGAVCEQVWLAAQNRSYKTLERLCSAICDHLIDHFGVDSVMVRATKPEPPIPLPVGDVAVEVWKER from the coding sequence ATGAGCGACGATAAACCCGAACTGCCCGCCGACGACCAGCGCCCCGACGAGGAGGAGCTGCCGCTCGATGACAACGAGGACGATGACCTCCACGACGATGATGAGGATGAGGAAGGTGAGGGCGAGACAACCGTCTCGATCGACATCACCGGGCTCTCCGTGTACACCCACCACGGCGTCACGGCTGCCGAGCAAGAGGTCGGCCAGCGTCTGCTGATCGATGTTGGCTTCGAGCTCGACGTCTGCGACGCGACCGTCACAGATTCGATTGACGACACGGTTGACTACGGCGCAGTCTGCGAGCAGGTCTGGCTCGCCGCGCAGAACCGTTCGTACAAAACTTTGGAGCGCCTCTGCAGCGCGATCTGCGACCACTTGATCGACCATTTCGGTGTGGACTCGGTGATGGTGAGAGCAACCAAGCCAGAGCCGCCGATCCCGCTACCGGTGGGCGATGTGGCCGTGGAGGTTTGGAAAGAGCGGTGA
- the folK gene encoding 2-amino-4-hydroxy-6-hydroxymethyldihydropteridine diphosphokinase codes for MGPMIGYLGLGSNVGDSEANLRAAADALEASGVTILARASIYVTAPQGEILDQPDFFNSALKIDTELPPTELLIVAKSIEHDMGRDPDGLRHGPRPIDIDILMLGDAPFESERLKLPHREIGTRRFVLEPLLEIEPDFKLPDGTRAKDLLAAVSDQPVRKVTNS; via the coding sequence CTGGGTCCGATGATCGGCTACCTCGGACTCGGCTCAAACGTCGGCGACAGCGAGGCAAATCTGCGCGCCGCCGCCGACGCGCTTGAAGCCTCCGGTGTGACGATCCTCGCTCGCGCCTCGATCTACGTCACCGCCCCGCAGGGCGAGATCCTCGATCAGCCGGACTTTTTCAACAGCGCGCTGAAGATCGATACCGAGCTGCCCCCGACGGAATTGCTCATCGTCGCCAAGTCGATCGAGCACGACATGGGCCGAGACCCCGACGGTTTGCGCCACGGCCCGAGGCCAATCGACATCGACATCCTGATGCTCGGAGACGCGCCATTCGAATCAGAGCGCCTCAAGCTACCGCACCGCGAAATTGGTACGCGCCGTTTCGTGCTGGAGCCATTGCTTGAGATCGAACCAGACTTCAAGCTTCCGGACGGCACGCGCGCAAAGGACTTGCTCGCCGCCGTTTCCGATCAGCCCGTCAGGAAAGTGACGAACTCGTAG
- a CDS encoding type III pantothenate kinase: protein MLLAVDIGNTQTHLGAFQNGNLLEHWRLTTERDATADELASIYTNLLALRELSFTDIDDVIISSTVPKIVPEYVEMTERYLGEQCVVVGPGLKTGMPIRVENPRELGADRLVNAVAAYERLGGPCVVVDFGTAITFDAISAQGEYMGGIIAPGVEISLNALTERAAKLPQVELTEPERLIGRTTLEAIQSGVIYGFAAQIDGICERLRDELGDELQVIATGGLSSHIVPFCDSVELTDDMLTLTGLRLIYERNAS, encoded by the coding sequence ATGCTCCTGGCGGTCGATATCGGAAACACTCAGACTCACCTCGGCGCCTTCCAAAACGGCAACCTGCTCGAACACTGGAGGCTCACCACCGAGCGCGACGCAACCGCAGATGAATTGGCGTCGATCTACACCAATCTGCTGGCGCTGCGAGAGCTCAGCTTCACGGACATCGACGACGTGATCATCAGCAGCACCGTCCCGAAGATCGTGCCCGAGTACGTCGAAATGACCGAGCGCTATCTCGGCGAGCAGTGCGTCGTCGTCGGCCCCGGCCTGAAGACCGGTATGCCGATCCGAGTCGAGAATCCACGCGAGCTTGGCGCAGACCGCCTCGTCAACGCTGTGGCCGCCTACGAACGACTGGGTGGCCCCTGCGTGGTTGTGGACTTCGGCACGGCAATCACTTTCGACGCGATCAGTGCCCAGGGCGAGTACATGGGCGGAATAATCGCTCCGGGTGTCGAGATTTCGCTGAACGCGTTGACCGAACGCGCGGCCAAGTTGCCGCAGGTCGAGCTGACCGAACCAGAGCGCCTGATCGGCCGCACGACGCTCGAGGCGATTCAGTCCGGAGTGATCTACGGATTCGCCGCGCAGATCGACGGCATCTGTGAGCGCTTGCGTGACGAGCTCGGAGACGAACTCCAAGTGATCGCGACCGGCGGGCTCTCCAGCCATATCGTGCCGTTCTGCGACTCCGTCGAACTCACCGATGACATGCTCACGTTGACCGGCCTTCGGTTGATCTACGAGCGCAACGCGAGCTAG
- a CDS encoding tRNA-dihydrouridine synthase family protein, which produces MSVLNESWSLGGVDVENRVLLAPLAGIGNWFVRLQAKRYGAGLTVSEMVSSHGLAYGDKRTRNEFLRLHPDEGPTSVQLFGADPAIMREAAAMVADAGADLIDLNMGCPVRKVCRTGAGSALLKDPQLAVDVARAASEGSGLPVTVKLRPGITPGERTGVVVAERLAQEGVVAGIAFHPRHASQQHKGLPDYALAREVVESLDVPVMISGGLMSEAKAHKVMEITGAEAILLARGALGNPWLFQRVLGEREGLPSCDEVVAEWLWVVEQSADHFETDERAARYLRKFHPWYLDRFKEIDPETFTKARLNGINQDLQKTDSLDAARSVVMAIELPAAA; this is translated from the coding sequence GTGTCCGTACTCAACGAATCCTGGTCGCTTGGCGGCGTAGACGTGGAAAACCGTGTCCTGCTGGCCCCGCTCGCGGGGATCGGCAACTGGTTCGTGCGACTACAGGCCAAGCGTTACGGGGCCGGTCTGACGGTCTCGGAGATGGTCTCGAGCCACGGCCTCGCCTACGGAGACAAGCGTACGCGCAATGAATTTCTGCGGCTTCACCCGGACGAGGGCCCGACGAGTGTTCAACTCTTTGGCGCGGACCCCGCGATCATGCGAGAAGCGGCGGCAATGGTCGCCGACGCCGGCGCCGACCTGATCGATCTGAACATGGGTTGTCCGGTCAGAAAAGTCTGCCGCACAGGTGCCGGATCTGCGCTGCTCAAAGATCCGCAGCTTGCGGTTGATGTCGCCCGCGCGGCGTCCGAAGGCAGCGGCCTGCCGGTGACTGTAAAACTGCGCCCCGGCATCACGCCCGGTGAGCGCACCGGAGTGGTCGTGGCCGAGCGCCTTGCGCAGGAGGGCGTGGTCGCAGGGATCGCGTTTCACCCGCGCCACGCCAGTCAGCAACACAAAGGCCTGCCCGACTACGCGCTCGCTCGTGAGGTCGTCGAATCGCTCGACGTCCCCGTGATGATCAGCGGCGGACTGATGAGCGAGGCCAAGGCGCACAAGGTGATGGAGATCACCGGCGCAGAGGCGATTCTGCTCGCCCGCGGCGCGCTCGGCAATCCCTGGCTTTTTCAGCGTGTGCTCGGCGAGCGCGAGGGTTTGCCGTCATGTGACGAGGTCGTTGCGGAGTGGCTCTGGGTTGTCGAACAATCCGCAGATCACTTCGAAACCGACGAGCGCGCGGCGCGCTATCTGCGCAAATTTCACCCCTGGTATCTCGATCGATTCAAGGAAATCGACCCGGAAACCTTCACCAAGGCCCGCTTGAACGGGATCAACCAGGACTTGCAAAAGACCGATTCACTCGACGCCGCTCGCTCAGTTGTTATGGCGATCGAGCTACCTGCCGCAGCCTGA
- the greA gene encoding transcription elongation factor GreA, with product MAKESFVTAEGYEKLKNEIEDLSGRGRREIAERIKEARDFGEIAENAEYDAAKNEQAMLEGRIATLEEQFRNAVIVDEAHLDTEHVGVGTTVHLKDQKTSKSVKYKIVGSSEADPLGGKLSSESPIGKALMGHKRNDIVKVPVPRGPQRQLKITKIEA from the coding sequence ATGGCCAAAGAATCATTCGTCACAGCAGAGGGCTACGAAAAGCTCAAGAACGAGATCGAGGATCTCTCTGGTCGTGGTCGGCGCGAAATCGCCGAGCGCATCAAGGAAGCCCGCGACTTCGGCGAAATCGCCGAGAACGCCGAGTACGATGCCGCCAAGAACGAGCAGGCGATGCTCGAAGGCCGTATTGCGACCCTTGAAGAGCAGTTTCGCAACGCCGTGATCGTCGATGAGGCCCACCTCGACACCGAGCACGTCGGAGTCGGCACAACGGTCCACCTGAAGGATCAAAAGACCTCAAAGTCGGTCAAGTACAAGATCGTCGGATCCTCAGAGGCAGATCCGCTCGGCGGCAAACTCTCAAGCGAGTCCCCGATCGGCAAGGCCTTGATGGGCCACAAGCGCAACGACATCGTCAAAGTGCCGGTTCCGCGCGGTCCTCAGCGTCAGCTGAAGATCACCAAGATCGAGGCATAG
- a CDS encoding SRPBCC family protein encodes MPRRGFRVAVDEWTSADQQRAWDVIVPVDLTAVFTGLKPVIPAVVGVRDQTGDWEQAGQTRNIDLADGSYTGEVIKAADSPERFTYTVGPFTGPVGKLVDRAEGEFKFTPMSDGTHVSWTYVWHAKRGGAPIVWVLSKLWRIYAQRCILSLVKLAEPVK; translated from the coding sequence ATGCCGAGACGGGGATTCAGAGTGGCGGTCGACGAATGGACCAGCGCCGATCAGCAGCGCGCATGGGACGTGATCGTCCCGGTCGACCTGACCGCGGTCTTTACCGGCCTCAAGCCCGTGATTCCCGCCGTCGTCGGCGTGCGCGACCAGACCGGCGACTGGGAACAGGCGGGACAGACAAGAAACATCGACCTTGCCGACGGCTCGTACACCGGCGAAGTCATCAAGGCCGCAGACAGTCCTGAGCGCTTCACCTACACCGTCGGTCCGTTCACCGGCCCCGTCGGAAAACTCGTCGATCGCGCCGAGGGCGAGTTCAAGTTCACGCCGATGAGCGACGGCACTCACGTGAGCTGGACATACGTGTGGCACGCCAAGCGCGGCGGCGCGCCGATCGTCTGGGTGCTCTCAAAGCTCTGGCGCATCTACGCCCAGCGCTGCATTCTGTCCCTGGTCAAGCTTGCTGAGCCAGTCAAATAG